The Lycium ferocissimum isolate CSIRO_LF1 chromosome 10, AGI_CSIRO_Lferr_CH_V1, whole genome shotgun sequence genome window below encodes:
- the LOC132033746 gene encoding annexin Gh1-like, with protein MSSLTVPADVPSVNEDCEQLRSAFKGWGTNEKLIISILGHRSAAQRKLIRETYAETFGEDLLKELDRELTNDFEKLVVVWTLDPAERDAHLAKEATKRWTKSNFVLVEIACTRSPKELVLAREAYHARYKKSLEEDVAHHTTGDHRKLLVPLVSSYRYGGDEVDLRLAKAEAKVLHEKISDKAYSDDEVIRILATRSKAQINATLNHYKDAYEEDILKQLEDEDEFVALLRATIKGLVYPEHYFVEVLRDAINRRGTEEDHLTRVIATRAEVDLKNIANEYQKRDSIPLGRAIAKDTRGDYESMLLALLGQEEE; from the exons ATGTCTAGTCTTACTGTTCCAGCAGATGTTCCTTCCGTTAATGAAGACTGTGAACAACTTCGATCTGCCTTCAAAG GATGGGGAACAAACGAGAAGTTGATTATATCAATTTTGGGTCATAGAAGTGCTGCTCAACGTAAATTGATTAGAGAGACTTATGCTGAGACTTTTGGAGAGGATCTCCTTAAAGAGTTGGACAGAGAACTTACCAATGATTTTGAG AAATTGGTGGTAGTGTGGACACTAGATCCTGCAGAGCGCGATGCTCATTTGGCTAAGGAAGCTACTAAGAGATGGACAAAAAGCAACTTTGTTCTTGTGGAGATAGCTTGTACCAGATCTCCTAAAGAACTGGTTTTGGCAAGGGAAGCTTATCATGCTCGTTACAAGAAATCTCTCGAAGAGGATGTTGCTCATCACACTACCGGGGATCACCGCAAG CTCTTGGTACCTCTTGTGAGCTCCTACCGATATGGAGGAGATGAGGTGGACTTGCGCCTTGCTAAAGCAGAAGCTAAAGTGCTGCACGAGAAGATCTCCGATAAGGCTTACAGTGACGATGAGGTCATTAGAATTTTAGCCACGCGGAGCAAAGCGCAAATCAATGCTACTTTGAATCATTACAAAGATGCATACGAAGAGGATATCCTAAAG CAATTGGAAGATGAGGATGAGTTTGTTGCACTATTGAGGGCCACCATAAAAGGCCTTGTCTACCCCGAACACTATTTCGTGGAGGTTCTTCGTGATGCCATTAACAGGAGAGGGACAGAGGAAGATCATCTGACCCGAGTTATTGCAACAAGGGCTGAAGTTGATTTGAAAAATATCGCTAATGAGTACCAGAAGAGGGATAGCATCCCTCTTGGTCGTGCCATTGCCAAAGACACAAGGGGAGATTATGAGAGTATGTTGTTGGCTCTGCTTGGACAAGAGGAGGAATGA
- the LOC132033745 gene encoding putative pumilio homolog 8, chloroplastic: MYRGKEKGIEGKMKGHEEIMLRMFKEDVSYLNHHNQYDQFSPSGSSSFSGGCGFYGDDLADSWNVFDHNIHHQGLVDTTTKGHFGSGWFNDQDFDKVVDIGALSQRFYGMNIDDKVGFGDGFFNGTGNSDHGISDFQVSSGVLGHRNTLSGQRGDFCDSMGPICQEEKINYEYLCNMNRPCSNNEGLQYDDVVVDRRFFSSLHGSNLINPSRIGLSSECDCSIAKQRIKSVNNPFSPLPNSRIQDSYSYEDSFILQGESLKYGSEQRGLLKGHKKKSRNEAKIERLQEKKPAREGNVEKNMYLAAKDQMGCRYLQRIFDEGTSEDVQIIFNGIIHYILELMKDPFGNYLVQKLLTVCNDEQRMQLVLMVTKDPGELVKTSRTTHGTRVVQKLIETMRTRLEISLVIRAIQPGILNLMMDVNGNHVIQRCLHCLSKDHNKVIFDVASKHCVDIATHRYGCCVLNKCITYSTGKQREKLLVEICSNGLKLAQDPFGNYVVQFIIELKIPSVAAMLLSQFEGRYVYLSRQKFSSHVIEKLLKCFEESRSRVINELVSEPHFDQLLQDPFANYVIQSALCVTKGSVRAMLLHAVRPHMLLLRTSPYCKKIFSRRLLKK; encoded by the exons atgtatagagGTAAAGAAAAGGGCattgaaggaaaaatgaaaggTCATGAAGAAATTATGTTAAGGATGTTTAAGGAAGATGTTTCATATTTGAATCATCATAATCAGTATGATCAGTTCTCTCCTTCAGGTTCAAGTTCTTTTTCTGGTGGGTGTGGTTTTTATGGTGATGATTTAGCTGATTCTTGGAATGTATTTGATCACAATATTCATCATCAAGGACTAGTTGATACTACTACTAAAGGACATTTTGGTTCTGGTTGGTTTAATGACCAAGATTTTGATAAAGTTGTTGACATAGGTGCTCTGTCTCAGAGATTTTATGGTATGAATATTGATGATAAGGTTGGATTTGGTGATGGTTTTTTCAATGGAACAGGAAATTCGGATCATGGTATTTCTGATTTTCAAGTGTCATCAGGTGTGTTAGGTCATAGGAACACATTGAGTGGACAGAGAGGTGATTTTTGTGATTCAATGGGGCCTATTTGTCaggaagaaaaaattaattatgaataCTTGTGTAACATGAATAGGCCATGTAGTAACAATGAGGGTCTTCaatatgatgatgttgttgttgataggAGATTTTTTAGCTCGTTACATGGTTCTAACTTGATAAATCCCAGTAGGATAGGATTAAGTTCTGAATGTGATTGTTCAATTGCTAAGCAAAGGATTAAATCAGTAAATAACCCTTTTTCTCCATTGCCAAATTCAAGAATCCAAGATAGTTATAGTTATGAAGACAGCTTTATTCTTCAAGGGGAATCTTTAAAATATGGTTCTGAACAGAGAGGTTTACTAAAGGGTCacaagaaaaaatcaagaaatgagGCTAAAATAGAAAGGTTGCAAGAAAAGAAACCAGCAAGGGAAGGAAATGTAgagaaaaatatgtatttgGCAGCAAAAGATCAGATGGGGTGTAGGTATTTACAGAGGATATTTGATGAAGGGACATCTGAAGATGTTCAGATAATATTTAATGGAATTATTCATTATATACTTGAGTTAATGAAGGATCCATTTGGTAACTATCTTGTTCAGAAATTATTGACTGTTTGTAATGATGAACAAAGAATGCAGCTTGTGCTTATGGTGACTAAAGATCCAGGAGAACTTGTGAAAACATCTAGAACAACACATGG GACTCGTGTTGTGCAAAAGTTAATTGAGACAATGAGGACCAGGCTGGAAATTTCCTTAGTTATAAGGGCTATTCAACCTGGTATTCTTAATCTCATGATGGATGTCAATGGAAATCATGTGATTCAACGTTGCTTGCATTGTTTAAGCAAGGATCATAACAAG GTTATATTTGATGTTGCGAGTAAGCATTGTGTTGATATTGCAACACATCGTTATGGATGCTGCGTGTTGAATAAATGCATCACTTATTCAACTGGGAAGCAACGTGAGAAGTTGCTTGTTGAGATTTGTTCCAATGGGCTTAAGCTTGCTCAAGATCCTTTTGG GAACTATGTTGTTCAATTCATAATAGAGTTAAAAATACCCTCTGTTGCTGCCATGTTGCTCTCTCAGTTTGAAGGGCGTTATGTATACCTCTCAAGGCAAAAGTTTAGCAGCCATGTTATTGAAAAGTTGCTGAAGTGTTTTGAAGAAAGCAGGTCGAGAGTCATCAATGAATTAGTCTCAGAACCTCATTTTGATCAGTTGCTGCAAGATCCGTTTGCTAACTACGTGATTCAGTCTGCACTTTGTGTTACTAAG GGATCCGTTCGAGCTATGTTGCTTCATGCTGTGCGGCCTCACATGCTTCTCCTGCGCACCAGTCCATACTGCAAAAAGATCTTCTCTCGGCGACTACTGAAAAAGTAA